One Qiania dongpingensis genomic window carries:
- a CDS encoding energy-coupling factor ABC transporter permease, translating into MTKKQRKLVVAASAFALGFGIMPAANAMHIMEGYLPISHAIGWGAVCIPFLLAGLFSIKKTVSEHRRTLTILAMVGAYAFVLSSLKIPSVTGSSSHPTGTGLGAILFGPCAMSVLGVIVLLFQAILLAHGGLTTLGANTFSMAIAGPFVSYGVFKLAAKLKCPKLVSVFLAAFLGDLFTYCVTSVQLGMAHPGTSGIAGSSLEFLGIFAVTQIPLAVIEGILTAIVIMGLETYAKSELTDLGYFKKGGLA; encoded by the coding sequence ATGACTAAGAAACAAAGGAAGCTGGTCGTTGCCGCCAGCGCATTTGCTCTTGGGTTCGGAATCATGCCCGCTGCCAATGCCATGCACATCATGGAAGGATATCTTCCCATTTCCCATGCCATCGGCTGGGGCGCTGTCTGTATCCCGTTTCTGCTGGCAGGGCTTTTTTCCATTAAAAAGACTGTCTCAGAGCACAGAAGGACGCTGACCATCCTGGCCATGGTCGGAGCTTACGCGTTCGTCCTTTCCTCGCTGAAGATTCCTTCCGTTACAGGAAGCAGCTCTCACCCGACCGGGACCGGCCTGGGCGCCATCTTATTCGGCCCCTGCGCCATGAGCGTACTGGGTGTTATCGTCCTTCTCTTCCAGGCAATCCTTTTAGCCCACGGAGGACTTACCACTCTCGGCGCCAACACATTTTCCATGGCCATTGCAGGTCCGTTCGTTTCCTATGGCGTTTTCAAGCTGGCTGCAAAACTTAAATGCCCGAAATTGGTATCGGTATTCCTAGCTGCATTCCTGGGCGATCTGTTCACTTACTGCGTGACTTCTGTCCAGCTGGGCATGGCCCATCCTGGAACGAGCGGTATCGCAGGCTCCTCTCTCGAGTTCCTCGGAATATTTGCAGTGACTCAGATTCCTCTGGCAGTCATCGAAGGGATTCTTACCGCCATTGTGATCATGGGATTGGAGACTTACGCAAAGAGCGAACTCACAGATCTTGGATATTTTAAAAAAGGGGGACTTGCATGA
- a CDS encoding histidine phosphatase family protein, translating to MEIYLIRHGQTDWNVRGIMQGQTDIPLNAAGRSQAESLAESLKALPIKALYSSPLSRALETAQILGKVLRLTPFPLPSMKETDMGRWEGKTWAQIKASDSRAYKAWLADPFRVPHPEGESYAQVAVRAKEALLSLEERKTPAAVITHGDVMLALQALSGEKLMHDTVHGITAGLERLGLSNSCVWKFSLNDGKLKFDGPLFIDNGFTGW from the coding sequence TTGGAAATTTACCTTATCCGGCACGGTCAGACCGATTGGAATGTTCGCGGCATCATGCAGGGCCAGACTGACATTCCGTTAAACGCGGCCGGCCGCAGCCAGGCAGAATCCTTGGCGGAATCCCTTAAGGCTCTGCCAATAAAAGCTCTGTACTCCAGCCCTCTTTCCCGGGCACTGGAAACAGCTCAGATACTTGGAAAAGTTCTTCGCCTCACTCCTTTTCCGCTCCCCTCCATGAAAGAGACCGACATGGGACGCTGGGAGGGAAAAACATGGGCGCAGATCAAAGCTTCCGACTCTCGGGCCTACAAAGCCTGGCTGGCAGATCCTTTCCGCGTCCCCCATCCGGAAGGAGAATCCTATGCTCAGGTAGCTGTCCGTGCCAAGGAGGCGCTCCTGTCACTGGAAGAAAGAAAAACGCCGGCCGCCGTGATCACCCATGGTGATGTCATGCTGGCTCTTCAGGCCTTGTCCGGAGAAAAGCTTATGCACGATACGGTCCACGGTATTACGGCCGGTCTGGAACGGCTCGGCCTTTCCAACAGCTGTGTCTGGAAGTTTTCCCTGAATGATGGGAAATTAAAGTTTGACGGCCCACTTTTTATTGACAATGGTTTCACAGGATGGTAG